In one window of Comamonas testosteroni DNA:
- a CDS encoding transposase, whose translation MNQDRPRRREYSKQFKAEVLTRCAQPGASVGGVALAQGLHSNMVHRWIREQRERQALAPPSFVSLPLQNAPCAPALEACSAKLAAPADEPLSPEVHLQIQRGELLVRLQCPLPQCGALLRELLR comes from the coding sequence TTGAACCAAGACCGCCCACGGCGGCGTGAGTACAGCAAGCAATTCAAGGCAGAGGTACTGACCCGCTGCGCCCAGCCCGGTGCCAGCGTCGGCGGCGTGGCCCTGGCGCAGGGACTGCACTCGAACATGGTGCACCGCTGGATCCGCGAGCAGCGAGAGCGGCAAGCATTGGCACCGCCTTCCTTCGTGTCTTTGCCACTGCAAAATGCCCCATGCGCTCCCGCACTCGAAGCCTGCTCTGCCAAACTGGCCGCACCTGCTGACGAGCCACTGTCACCGGAGGTTCATTTACAGATTCAGCGCGGCGAATTGCTGGTGCGCTTGCAATGCCCGCTGCCACAATGCGGCGCACTCCTTCGCGAGCTCTTGCGATGA